The genomic interval ttattttataattttaaattaattattaaatattattgatttgattttgtttttgttattattattatttttagaatatACGTCTTAATGATGTGACATAAAGTTATTGAATGTGTTTCACAAATATTTTGGATTAAAGGAGTATGCTTTTTCTATCTAAAAAAAGGACTATGCTTTTTAAAATAAGTGATATGACATCTACTTAAAAGGTCACATCATATCAACTCAATTTAAAAGTACTCTCTctttaaaaatgaataaaataaaataaaataagatttaaaaaaatttaacaatgtcaaactatttataaaaattataaaaataatactgatagacattgatagatttctattaacgtctatcagtgataacttgtaTCGGTTTCTATTAGTCTctattaaagaatattaaattttactatcttgtgtaaataattttctttattttttttttaatttttgaaaatcctccCAGATCTTAAACTAATTTCATCCCAAAAAACTAATCTTAAACCTATAATTGTATCTATTAGCTTAGATATTTCAAATCTTAGCGAAGCAGCCAAAGACGTAATTTTTCCTACACACCCATAATTATGGGTTaacaattttgaaatgaatTTCTAACTTGtgtctaaattgatttaattatgaaagtttagagttttaatggatacatttattattattattattattttaattcaataagtAGGATGAGAATTCGAACCTAATATCTTTTGGTCAAGGACATATATCTAAATCAAACGGAACTATGATCAGCAAAGAACCTAAAAGTTCAAAggtataaatttattttttgttactaaattttatgataaaattatgtttaaatattactttGGTTCTACAATTTCAATTcatgttcattttggtcattgtatttttagtttatatactttcatttcactagtgTACTTTCGACTTTAATTCATTTTGATCCTTTCATTATCAGTTTTTAGAAGTACATAGaccaaaaatagacattttgaaaatatgatgaCTAAAatgaatcttttaaaaaatataaagactaaaataaactaaaatcaaacCTTCGAGgatcatataatttaaacttaaaaattaagttCATGTAGTCTTCTCGAAAATGTAgggatataaaaaaaaattccaattcGATGAGGGCCATTGGTGAAGATCTAGAAGTTTCCACCAACTTTCCAAAGAGCTCATAATTACAACAAACGATGACCCTCAAAGAATTTAGACCTTTTGCCATTTACCCATTCCAACTTATGATATTTCATATTTGGCAACGCCTTCTTCAATATCAAAGTGGGGAAAAAGAGTCTGCtactttctctctttttcaagGTGTGAAGATTAAGTATTTGACCAATTCGCTCTTTCGGAGAAATTCATGCATTGACTCAATTTCTATTTATTGCGTTGGAAATAAAATCAAGAAGTAAACATAACATAAAAGTGTGAATAGTAAATATCAACACAGATTTACGTGATTCACTAACCATGTGTTAACTACCATCACGAGCAAAAGATGAAGGCAGTTTTATTGGTAGATAGAAGTATCAAacaatacaaatcaaaagatgcCGATAAGATTAGAGAGCATGTATGGCACCGTTTTAAGAGTCCAATTCACTCGGAATGCTAGATAACAAATCCAAAGCATTCAAACATGCATGGTAGTGATAGTCAACATCATTAGGAGTGCAGTTTAGactattttttaagttaaaaatcTGTATATATTGACCCCTAAGAAAATTTGTTcctcagaaaggagaaattttggAAACAATGTAGTGAAGTGAGCCAACTGAAATCTACTATTCCCTTGGATTTTTACAGGTATACCATAAAACAGAGAAAAAGGAGGAAGGCCCTCCATATATTATGCTTTCATTACCAAAGTAGGAGAGTAAAAGAATGAGCTTGGTTTTTCACCAAGTTCTCACCAATCCAGGTGTCCAATTTCTCCAATCTAACTTCCCAAAAGATTTGTTTCTTAAACTCACCATATCTTTAAAATCAAAAACCTTCTTTAGATGACTATTTCTATGTCTCATACTAGCAGGTTCAACTTCGGCCTCCTCTACAGTTTCTTCCTTTGTTTCGACGGTTCCCTCGACGGGTTGAACAACTGTTTCATGATCTTGACATGTTTCGCTGATGATGTTACCAAGAATATCGACGACTTCACTCATTTTTGGGCGATTCTTAGGCTGCTTCATTAGGCATTTGTTAGCCAGTGATGCAAGTTTCTGTGCTGACTTGATGTTGCATTCTCCTTCAAGCCGTGGGTCGACAATGAGGTGGAATTTCTTAGGGTCTGAGACATATGGTTTAATCCATTCCAAAAGCTTCTGCTCGTTGCGAGGTAGGTTTCTCTCCACGGCTCGTCTACCTGTAATGAGTTCATAGAGAACTACTCCGAAACTCCACACATCGCTCTTTGCAGTCAGCCGGCCAGTTTGAACATACTCTGGAGCTGCATAGCCTATTGTGCCCACAACCTTCAAAGACAAGTAATTGTCAACACATCAGAAGCAAACATGTTCTCTGTACTTAAGAATTACTACAAACCATTAGTTCAGAGGTAATCAGCCAATGACTTAAAAGcaataatataacatataccTATTTAGAAGCTAAAATCCAAAAGAACATACAAAAGGGATAAGTATAGTACTAAAACACTTTCCAACCCAATAAGATTACGGATTTGTTTGGATTAATCTTGAAAGTACTTAAAAACCATTATTTCAGAGGTATTGATCCAATGGCTTAAAAGAAATAATGTAACATATGCCTATTCAGAAGCTAAAATCCAAAAGAACATACTAAAGTGATAAGTATAGTactaaaacatttttcaatcCAATAAGATGAAGCATCTGTTTGGATTGATCTTGAAAATGCTTAAAAACCATTACTTCAGAGGCAATGATCCAATGGCTTAAAAGCAATAATGTAACATATGCCTATTTAGAAGCTAAAATCCAAAAGAACGTATTAAAAGGATAAGTATAGTACTAAAACACTTTCAAGTCCAATAAGATTAACGATCTGTTTACATTGATCTTTGAAGTCCAGCATTTAGAAGTTTTTAAGCACTTAGAAAGTCAATCCATACAAATCGTAGACATACCGATGTTGACACATGACTGATTCCTTCTGGAGGACCCTGTCTGGCGAGTCCAAAATCTGAAAGCTTTGCATTAAATTCTTCATCTAGCAGGATATTTGAAGCTTTTAAATCGCGGAAAATTAGCTGCATCGTACAAGAACAAATACGAGTCACTTAAATATGAAAGCCACAAGCAACTATCAACCACACACATGATTCCCACAAGACAGAGAAATCTGTATTCACTTCACATGGCAGACAAGATAACATTTGAATCGTCAAGGATGGTAACAGTAGAATCTAACAACCCTCAATCAGATTATTGTTGTCAATTTCAGGCAACAAAGCAGAATATGATATCATTTTGTACCTGAAAATCCATTTCTTCATGTAGATATGCAAGGCCACGAGCAGCATCCTGAGCAATTTTAAGCCTTGCCAACCATGACAATGGTGGAGATACTCTAACCAAAAGATGGTCTTCCAAGCTCCTGTTGCGCATAAGCTCATAAACCAAAAGCCTTTGCATTCCCCTTTCATCATCTTCTGCACAGTATCCAACCAATTTCACAAGATTCGGATGCTTCACCACGCCCAAAAAGTTCACCTCGTTGATCCACTCCTTGTGCCCCTGATTACTAGAATTTGTTGGAAAATTCAATCAGATTTGAATCATTCCCAATTTGGGGTTTCAATACATTTAAATCCCAGTAGTAACAAAACAGATTCAAAAGTAGCATTCAATAAAACAAGAGACAAGAGATTCCAATCATTGAAGAACAGGAATGAACACTaagaagataaagaagaaatagaaagaCATGCCTGGAAGCCATTGCGATTGAGCTGTTTAACAGCAACCTCCATCTTCAAATCCGACTTGGAATTAGAGCCACCATTACCATCTTCAGAAGCCCTAACAACTCCTTTAAATACACACCCAAAACCTCCCTCGCCAATCAACAACGCTCTACTAAACCCTCGAGTGGCCGATCTCAACTCGGAAAAAGAAAATACCCGCAAATCATTGGCTCTCCGGTGAGTCAAAAACTCATAAAACCCAATCGAGTCAGAAAAATCCCTAGAATAGTCAGAGTCAAACTCAGACCGTCTGGTATCAAACGTGCTAGAAGCCATACTAAGCGAGCGAGCCCAGGAGACCTTTGAAGCTCTAGAAACGACACCGTCTTCATCATCCCTTCTCTCACCATTGGTGAAGTGGAAGCACTTCATAGCTTCAAAACAACTTATGGGGTTGCAGAATCGGAATgttggaaaagggaaaaaagggaaaaaggggttgtgaggaagaagatgactGGTCAAATGAGAAGAAAATGGGGAAAGACTAAGTGGGTTTGGTTGAGCCAAGCGTTTACATAttgtaatttgaaaatggaagagCGTTAGGTAACAGCgcaaagaaagagagagagatacCCATTTTCGATTTGGGCCATTGTCGTTTATAGATAAAGAATTGGAGGATCACGAGGGCTTGCTTTTGCTGCAGACTCAGACGCTGAACGCCAAATATGGATCAGGTAGCTCAGTTCAAACTGGAAACAAGGGTCCCTCCCAGTCCCAGCCGTTCGTTGAGGGACTTGCTTCAAAATTAGAACTTTCTTTAGGGATCAAACTGCAATTTCAGTCACCTTGTTTGAACTGGCGTCGAGCTACATGATGCAAACCAACCGTGCGACCAAGGGCCTCTTTTTTAAAAGCTGAAATACTTAAAAGGCTGCTGAAAGACTCAATTTTGAAAAGtagtttcttttccattttttggttttttttttttattactttttctctttttagttgaattacaaatttaataatttcttgaaatttaaatttttcgGAATACATCTCTCAACTTGGGACATTTGAGGTAAGGAATGAAGTTATATGGAGTTAATGAGAATATTTTTAATCTTGGGCCACAAAGTTCTTAGACCAAatcgaaaacaaaatttaatcctCTTTTATATCAaacatttcaaaaaattaattactaaattttcaatttttatttataataagttCATGAcctattcaatattttttaaaaatttacagatttagtatatataaagttgaaagttcaattatctattagatacaaatttaattttatggataatagatttgttaatttaaaaaatatatatgttatggattttagaaattagataaaaaaaaatcaaaaattaaaGGACCTATTTGgcattttaaagtttagaaatctatttgacacaaaattgaaaattttaataactTCTTACATACAAACATAAAAGTTAAGTGACCAAACTTgtaattcaacatttttttcttttcaaagaaggtggtcaaaattaccaaaatatcaATTAATAAATGTTGCTAAAAGGATTAGGCTTACTATTTTAAtcattatatttttagtttaaatttattttagtaCTTTCAAAAGGTGTAATTTAGCTTATctagttttaattttaacttttgttATCTTTAGTCgatatattttgaaaagttcattTTATACTTGTAAAATCCTCATATaaactccaaaagaaaaaaaaaatcttataaaaagAGAGTTATAACTACTAGATAAAATGAttatattattgttgttgtttttttcttttgaatgtagataaaatgaaattttaatgtACCAAAATCAAccttaaaaattcaaaaataaatttagactagtaaataaatattttatgatttttaaataagttagtaggtctattatttatattatatttacattattaacattttgttacttatttttatattttatggatTTGTCTACGATATAATTGAAATATCGATTATGTCGATGTCAAATCTATGGAAATATggaaatatcgatgaaaatatatgaaaatttaatactatgaaattaaaaatatcaaaataataattaacccaaaaaattatttacaattCAGATTAGAATTTTATACGTTCTATTTAAGTTATAAATTAGTCTCTTTTATGACATTAATAATTATCATGCATACGTCAATGCTTCTTTGATAGTCGTTTAAAACCTTATTGGAATATTGGAGTCCAcgtattatttaaattaagtgCTTACTAATTATTAGTtgcatttactaaattaattagGTTTTGGTTAGGATTAGTAATTTTTCCGCTTACTTATTTATACGAAATTTGTAACACTAATTTTAATAACagtaataacaataataattattattttcccatttattgtttttgaaaacttttgGAAAGTTATTTTTCGATATTCCTTTGAATTAGATCGTGTTCTTGAATTCAAACAAATTATTTCAGTTATAAATATcttatcaaaataattataCTCAATTTAACTATATAACATTTAAGTTCGATTTTATGTcctattttataattttttttctttttaatatggAGTTTATAATCATGGTTTTCACCTATGTCGTGTGTTTCTTtgtaaaaaatggaatttaaaattttggttaaaaataCACGTGCAAATGAAGAACCCCAATATACCTTTTGAAATATAGTAATTAGATGGTTAAATAGTAGAAATTTGAACATCTTATGATCTAATCTAATTTTTAGTCGTTTGAGtgtttttacttttattattaaaaaaatcaattttattttatactaCCCATGAactcaaattattttttcttagtGGTGTTAGGGATGTTCAAAAAACTCGATAACCCAAAAAAATCGATTTATTTGAGTtggattatcaactcatttgagttgggttgggttcaaataaatgaaaatttttatgtgttaaattggattaaaccaacctgaatttattattgacttaattttttttcgtACTCGTAACACAAttgtttatacatatattgatttaattccaatatttttttgaataatttattctttaacaacacttaaaagtagtttttttgcactttagaaagaaatttttcactatataaattgaaattgagttattaatctaaattcaatatatgaaaataattaaattagatttttacatatttacattttgtttttttagaacaaaattttaaatagatgacccgattaacccgaaccaacccaacccaaatatttcatggttgggttcaTTTTATAATAAGAGATATTTGGGtcgaagaaatttacaacccaaacaattatttaaaaagtttttcaacCCAAGCCAAACCAAGCCATAAACATCCCTAACTGGTGCTACTTTAGAAAAGTTATCAAATAAGAATTAgggttatatttttttttaattgaaaaactgACTTTGAGATTGATTATACAAATACTTTGCTAATTGAACTATATTCATTTTGGCAAATTGcgagtttaaattaaaaacaacattATTCTCGAAGAAGagttaatttattaagaaaacaTAAATTCCTAAATCTAAATCATACCTTAGTGTTTCCAGTTTATATGAAACACTAAAAGTAAAATTGGACctaataaaacaagtaaatgtcGATAGAAggttaggaaaaaaaaagggttcAAAGTGAAAGCAAACATAAGTCCAAAACTCACCAACATGTAAGGTCATCTTGACCAATTGAGTCATCATTCTTTTACCCTAAAACTTGCCGAGTCTTCTGTTTCCatcaaattatatatgataattatcaCACTCAGTGTACCTCTTAGTTTTACATTATATGTcatgttttttcaaaaaattctaAATACTTGCAAATCAAGCAGATTCGATCAAACACGATATGTGCATCAACTATCATAAAGTACATGCCAACAAGAGTCCAGTTCATCTGGCATATCTATATGTGTTGATGATCAAGAGATATGTAATTCAAATACCTCATCCCATCcatactaaaaataataataataaaagacaTGAGTTTGACGAAGGGATGAAAATGAATGAGTTCAATCCATGGTGGCCATATACTGATTATTTAATATCCTACGAGTTTTCTTAACATTCGAATGTTGTAGACTCGAGCGAGATGTTCCATGAGATTTAGACTTCTAACCGTTGAAATTATATATCTCTTAACTAGTCGAGTAACATTCAAGTTGGATTTTTTCTTGAATATTCAAGATTTGATTTTCGTATTACTAGAAATCATGAGATTGTTTCTTTTTTCGATACTCATTATTAGAAAAGTAATGGGATTGGGATTTGGATTGGAAGAACATTAATTCGACATTCATAATGAAAGAACATGAAGCTCATACACCTTTCCCTCACTTACAAGCAACTTCCATTACTTCACCAAAATGCAAAAACAGCAATCAACGTCATTATAAATAATTCCAATAATTGTGTCCAATTCCACTAccttttttctaaaaagaattTATGACCCTTGTACCCTCTTTCAATGTGGGCCGGAGATTTAATTGATTTGTTGGGCCCAGAATGTGGGTCACCTTTAAGACTAGGCCCAAGTTGGAATGCCCGTTTAGACTCAACTTCTTACGTGGGCCACTTCCAATTCCATGTAAGCCCAAACCAATATGgctaaaattatttaattaaaaacaaatttttctttttcttttttagtacaataatttaAGGTGTGAGATTTGCATAATTAAGAGATCAAGATTCAAGAGCGTATACTTTACGCCATTGTGTTATGTTCATgacaaattattttctttttgaatttacAACAACAGAttcaaaaattttatataagaGGACTGTATATACAAAAgttataaaaatgtaaaaaaagtatcaataatttcataaattatctaatttaatatacTAGAATTTTCCACCACGAATTTTCATATTCGAAAAACAATTCATGATTTCGAGGCTAGTAATATGGTagaaaatttttatcaaaattttggtaggaaaatttaattttcttccatttcaacaaaattttgtttttttttttttttggaattaaCCGTGTTAGTTAATTTCTAGTTTTTTCAGTTCAATGATCTAATTATATGCAATtgtatagttttaaaattgtaTTTCTCACAAAACGATGAAGTTTTTTTCAATGtgccattttttcaaattttagcctTATTTTTCAATCCAAAACTTTAATTCCCAAAGAAATTGAATTGTAGAATCccacataaaaaaatttatatttatttttaatctcattcaaacttttttttaactagattttcacatcatttcacttcaaaatattcttaaactttatattattttacaaatatattttcattttttaaaaatatatgctCTCACATCCATGCTTACCATGACATTTGCAATATAcatttaaatgttgttttactttATAGAAACAATGattaaaaatggtaaattataGTCCACTTAAACCACAATCAAGATTTCTTTAACTATCTATAATAATTAACATCAATTTTCATAGAGTTTTTTTCGAAATTTCCATCgacatcaatattttcataaaattggaATCTTGATAATTCCGTCgacattgatattttaaatGTCGACTAAAATGACATTTTAATAAATACGCTGTGTGAACTTGATTGTCAATATTGTAATTATAATCATAATTATTATGTCATTTTAGTCATTAAAATGTTTGAATTTAGctgctttttttaaaaaatataataataataaaataattgtaaaaatagGTAGGAAAATGAAAAGAGTAATTGGGAAGGAGGAGCGTGGCAGACGCTGACGCATTCCATCAGCCATTCGATAAGTCTAATCGTAACATTTAggatttatattatttttaaatttaatttaatgggtttaaaaatagaatttcaaCTTTCTCAGTCTCTCTTCGTACTTTCTTACACCTTTTATGTCAGTTTAATCTTTCTCTTCACCCAACCGATTTACTTCTGCATTCATTGCTGACACTTTCCTTCcctttttgtttaaatattcttttttttttagaatattaaattttaatttataaaatcgTACTCGTAttctttaatataatttatttagtttGCAAAAGATTATTTTTGAAATAGTGTTCTTCTCTTCCTTAATTTGGAGTTTTAATAGTAGaccattttatttcattaaaatacTGTCATTAAAATGTGGAGTGGGGAATCAAATATCTGAActgagattgatagtataagtACTATACCACTTGAGCTACTCTCATATTGGCATTTCACGATTTTTTTTGTGAGATTTCTAACGTATGTTTAacatttttgtttgtttcacataatttcactttttaaaagttagaacattattaaacaaaaaattttaaaatcaatatggCATgggttttttaatatataaaattagatatatattgcaagttttgaaaataattagaaaaatagtatagttttgaaaataattaagaaaatattgtagtttttgTGATTTGAGGAGGTGTGATAAAATAATAGATGGAGTGTTGAACACTTGgcctcttatttatttattttttcaaatatatattttttcaaatggtGAACATTCGacctcttattttttttttcttttttaattttatactcttcctttcttctttttttaattgaaaaaaaaatgattttcattttatactcttcattttattttcttttttttttaaatagaaaaaacatACTCTATAAAAActtatcattttatttcttaataataaaaaaattaccattgtatttcttaataataaaaaaaattactgttgttcataactgaaaaataataaaatgtaaattaaaatgtCTATATCAATACAACAATTTAATATTTctcattcatttaaaaataataataataaaaaaaatcaatgtgttTCACAAGGTGGACGTTGTCAATTTCGAGCTAGTTGTCCTCATCGACTCTAAACTCTAGGTTGCTCTGGTTCCTCTTGATGTTTCTTTGGTTCTTCTTGATTCTCTGGTAGCTCTGATACTCTGTAGGCGCTTCATAGTATAAATATTCGCTATGCTCTCCACTACCGCGCCCATGTCCATGCATGTGTGAACACGATGGACCGACCTCTAAATCGTAATATCCTGAatcaaatgctggcatcatcatcatcggactaacataacaAGTCTGACTTTGCAACTATGTCATATGAGGCAATTTTTCCACATTCTGATcgacctcatcaaactcatcttcttctactcGAGCACGTCCCTTACGCCTAGGAACTGATGGAGGAGCAATAGGTATAttgtacatataatgtatctcctccatGTAGCTCTCATTATTACTACATACAGTAAGGACATGGTTTGGATCATTTGCAACATCATGAAGGCTACTATTACTCGACCTCTATGATTAATAAAATGATTGgactatatttaaaataattcaaattaaaaataattaga from Benincasa hispida cultivar B227 chromosome 10, ASM972705v1, whole genome shotgun sequence carries:
- the LOC120088855 gene encoding serine/threonine-protein kinase PCRK1, encoding MKCFHFTNGERRDDEDGVVSRASKVSWARSLSMASSTFDTRRSEFDSDYSRDFSDSIGFYEFLTHRRANDLRVFSFSELRSATRGFSRALLIGEGGFGCVFKGVVRASEDGNGGSNSKSDLKMEVAVKQLNRNGFQGHKEWINEVNFLGVVKHPNLVKLVGYCAEDDERGMQRLLVYELMRNRSLEDHLLVRVSPPLSWLARLKIAQDAARGLAYLHEEMDFQLIFRDLKASNILLDEEFNAKLSDFGLARQGPPEGISHVSTSVVGTIGYAAPEYVQTGRLTAKSDVWSFGVVLYELITGRRAVERNLPRNEQKLLEWIKPYVSDPKKFHLIVDPRLEGECNIKSAQKLASLANKCLMKQPKNRPKMSEVVDILGNIISETCQDHETVVQPVEGTVETKEETVEEAEVEPASMRHRNSHLKKVFDFKDMVSLRNKSFGKLDWRNWTPGLVRTW